Proteins encoded within one genomic window of Thermomicrobiales bacterium:
- a CDS encoding MFS transporter — translation MLDTEPDIEHSSQPPRGRLVGSRALAAWHYPSFRRLFWAQSLAMAGRSLQTTIIGYIVYDLTGSNFLLGLVSFMQMVPGLLLAPVVGVFVDRFDRRRILALQNLVQGLGLGFLGLLALLDWLTVPAIAATVVVMGIAASFSYPASSSLLPSLVPMGKLQSAIAINAMLGNVSRVAVPPIAGLLVDVSGVAAVLLLGLGLYVPAAFLVMLVPLLAAAAITSAGGPLEEAARPSVVGDLRDAVAYIRSNRMLRAALANDIFPYLFGMSHVALLPAVASDTLNGNAGTLGTLYSVTGAGAMLGTIAAGLLTGRGLRGATIYVGMLGTGVGLLLVAIGDSFPVIAVGLFVTGLFQMAYIIQSDTLVQTFAEDRFRGRAVAAQSMVNGLMPIGFLILGTIAELTSTSGAFAVAGIMLVLAGLWTILLRPEMRSLR, via the coding sequence GTGCTGGATACCGAACCTGATATCGAGCACTCAAGCCAGCCGCCACGCGGGCGACTGGTTGGCTCGCGTGCCCTGGCCGCCTGGCACTATCCATCGTTTCGCCGCCTCTTCTGGGCGCAGTCGCTCGCCATGGCCGGTCGCTCGCTGCAGACGACGATCATCGGCTACATCGTCTATGACCTCACCGGCAGCAACTTCCTCCTCGGCCTCGTCTCGTTCATGCAGATGGTGCCCGGCCTGTTGCTCGCGCCGGTCGTCGGCGTCTTCGTCGATCGCTTCGACCGTCGCCGGATCCTGGCGCTGCAGAATCTGGTGCAGGGGCTTGGGCTCGGCTTCCTGGGTCTACTAGCCCTGCTCGACTGGCTCACCGTCCCGGCGATCGCCGCGACCGTCGTCGTCATGGGCATCGCCGCGTCGTTCAGTTATCCCGCCAGCTCGTCGCTCTTGCCGAGCCTCGTGCCGATGGGCAAGTTACAAAGCGCCATCGCGATCAACGCCATGCTCGGCAATGTCTCGCGCGTGGCCGTGCCACCAATCGCCGGCTTGTTGGTAGATGTCTCCGGCGTCGCTGCCGTGCTGCTGCTCGGTTTGGGACTGTACGTCCCGGCGGCCTTTCTGGTCATGCTCGTTCCGCTGCTCGCCGCCGCTGCTATCACCTCCGCGGGTGGCCCGCTCGAAGAGGCCGCGCGACCGTCGGTTGTCGGTGATCTGCGCGACGCCGTTGCCTACATCCGCTCGAACCGGATGCTTCGCGCCGCACTGGCGAACGACATCTTCCCCTACCTCTTCGGCATGTCCCACGTCGCGCTGCTGCCGGCTGTTGCCAGCGATACGCTAAACGGCAACGCTGGGACGCTCGGCACGCTCTACTCCGTCACCGGGGCCGGCGCGATGCTGGGCACGATTGCAGCCGGCCTCCTGACCGGACGCGGCCTGCGTGGCGCGACGATCTATGTTGGGATGCTGGGTACTGGAGTTGGCTTGCTGCTCGTCGCGATCGGCGACTCCTTCCCGGTCATCGCCGTCGGACTCTTCGTCACCGGACTGTTCCAGATGGCCTACATCATCCAGAGCGACACGCTCGTTCAGACGTTCGCCGAGGATCGCTTTCGTGGCCGCGCGGTCGCGGCGCAGTCGATGGTGAACGGCCTGATGCCAATCGGTTTCCTGATCCTCGGCACCATCGCCGAGCTCACCAGCACCTCCGGCGCTTTCGCCGTTGCCGGCATCATGCTCGTCCTCGCCGGCCTCTGGACCATTCTCCTGCGCCCCGAAATGCGCAGCCTGCGCTAG